The Buchnera aphidicola (Tuberolachnus salignus) genome has a segment encoding these proteins:
- the trmB gene encoding tRNA (guanosine(46)-N7)-methyltransferase TrmB — MLSCDDIFDFKKKITFQTIKSFVCRNRSLKRFPIQKFQFLWKKNGINFQKKNINFTTIFSNDLPIILNIGFGNGKDFCQMSAKNTNNNFLGIEVYRTSIFSCLKYLQNKSLDNMRLVFHDVYDVIKYMLPNSSIFIVQIFFPDPWPKIRHHKRRLIQENFLKIIFNKIIVFGYIHIKTDSFSYSQHIQYLFLQQKNFFSACLKDKILLSSFCIKKTKFEKKSIKLGHQTFEHIYQIIK, encoded by the coding sequence ATGTTGAGTTGTGATGATATATTTGATTTTAAAAAAAAAATAACTTTTCAAACAATAAAAAGTTTTGTTTGTCGTAATCGTTCTTTAAAACGATTTCCAATTCAAAAATTTCAATTTTTATGGAAAAAAAATGGTATTAATTTTCAAAAAAAAAACATTAATTTTACAACAATTTTTTCTAATGATTTACCTATTATTTTAAATATTGGTTTTGGAAATGGTAAAGATTTTTGTCAAATGTCTGCTAAAAATACAAATAATAATTTTTTAGGAATTGAAGTATATCGTACTAGTATTTTTTCTTGTTTAAAATATTTACAAAATAAATCTCTTGATAACATGCGACTAGTTTTTCATGATGTATATGATGTTATAAAATATATGCTACCGAATTCTTCAATTTTTATAGTACAAATTTTTTTTCCTGATCCTTGGCCTAAAATTCGACATCATAAAAGACGTTTAATTCAAGAAAATTTTCTTAAAATTATTTTTAATAAAATTATTGTATTTGGTTATATACATATTAAAACTGATAGTTTTTCATATTCACAACATATTCAGTATCTTTTTTTACAACAAAAAAATTTTTTTTCTGCATGTTTAAAAGATAAAATTTTATTATCTTCCTTTTGCATTAAAAAAACAA
- the mutY gene encoding A/G-specific adenine glycosylase: MNFSQMLLNWYHKHGRKNLPWQKKNNIYYIWLSEIMLQQTSVTTVIPFFKRFIQKFKNIHQLAKASLNDILYLWSGLGYYKRAHYLYQTSQIIVKKYNQKFPSNIQKLLLLPGIGKSTAGAILSLSYNFCYPILDGNVKRILIRFYNIQNIKTIYFLEKKLWSLITNLLPLHHPGKFNQALMDLGSLICKIKKPLCYKCPLKKICIFYKKKKNIFSINFQKPKKKINLILLIIKYQSLILLIQQNKKNFWPNLFCFPMIKFFLNTFQKKNNLIFYKKKKILPFFHFFSHIKFLLCPHFIKISTKKIIKKKYLKNSLWFNLKNPQKIGLPTPIKKILSCIKNESC; encoded by the coding sequence ATGAATTTTTCACAAATGTTACTTAATTGGTATCATAAACATGGTCGAAAAAATTTACCTTGGCAAAAAAAAAATAATATTTATTATATTTGGTTATCTGAAATTATGTTACAACAAACATCAGTGACAACTGTCATTCCTTTTTTTAAACGTTTTATTCAAAAATTTAAAAATATTCATCAATTAGCAAAGGCCTCTTTAAATGATATTTTATATCTATGGAGTGGGTTAGGATATTATAAACGAGCACATTATTTATATCAAACATCTCAAATTATTGTAAAAAAATATAATCAAAAATTTCCTTCAAATATACAAAAATTATTATTGTTACCAGGAATTGGAAAATCTACTGCAGGTGCAATTTTATCTCTTTCATATAATTTTTGTTATCCAATTTTAGATGGTAATGTAAAACGTATTTTAATTAGATTTTATAATATTCAAAATATTAAAACTATATATTTTTTAGAAAAAAAATTATGGTCATTAATTACTAATTTACTTCCATTACATCATCCTGGAAAATTTAATCAAGCATTAATGGATTTAGGTTCTTTAATATGTAAAATTAAAAAACCACTATGTTATAAATGTCCTTTAAAAAAAATATGTATTTTTTATAAAAAAAAAAAAAATATTTTTTCAATTAATTTTCAAAAACCTAAAAAAAAAATTAATTTAATTTTATTAATTATCAAATATCAATCTTTAATTTTATTAATACAACAAAATAAAAAAAATTTTTGGCCAAATTTATTTTGCTTTCCAATGATTAAATTTTTTTTAAATACCTTCCAAAAAAAAAATAATCTCATTTTTTATAAAAAAAAAAAAATATTACCTTTTTTTCATTTTTTTAGTCATATAAAATTTTTATTATGCCCGCATTTTATAAAAATTTCTACAAAAAAAATAATAAAAAAAAAATATTTAAAAAATTCTCTTTGGTTTAATCTAAAAAATCCTCAAAAAATTGGATTACCAACTCCTATTAAAAAAATTTTAAGTTGCATAAAAAATGAATCATGTTAA
- a CDS encoding oxidative damage protection protein, translating into MNHVKKRIIFCTFLKKYSEGLNFQCYPGLLGQKIYNEISQIAWQQWLNKQTKIINEKKLNMCSLKDRKYLEKHMKNFFWKKT; encoded by the coding sequence ATGAATCATGTTAAAAAACGAATAATTTTTTGTACTTTTTTAAAAAAATATTCCGAAGGATTAAATTTTCAATGTTATCCCGGTTTATTAGGTCAAAAAATTTATAATGAAATTTCTCAAATAGCTTGGCAACAATGGTTAAACAAACAAACAAAAATTATTAATGAAAAAAAACTAAATATGTGTTCTTTAAAAGATCGAAAATATTTGGAAAAACATATGAAAAATTTTTTTTGGAAAAAAACATAA